In a single window of the Ignavibacteria bacterium genome:
- a CDS encoding bifunctional metallophosphatase/5'-nucleotidase yields MIKKIIAAFVLLVCSVYGQTSEVIFIQMNDVYEIAPLEGGKYGGLARVKTVIDRIKQNNPYTFVVLSGDFISPSALGTSTYEDKRINGRQMVDVLNAIGLDYVTFGNHEFDYKYDVLQERLNQSQFEWIASNVKRNDNGTTYPFSSNGIDLPEYKVLKVQGYLKNQPIKIGITGICIDANKQPYVSYSDYYSSAREVYSILRDSIDCYIAISHLNIDEDKKLASEVPQIKLIMGGHEHVNMLHKVGETLITKADANAITIYIHRLLFDEHNKLLEIKSELVSIDEKIPEDPKVKALVDEWVTRAYKGFYDKGFDPLKMVIDLKQDTLDGKDETVRYSQSALGYLVANAMFDAVKGADLAFFNSGAIRLDDKLTGEITEYDIIRVLPFGGKILRVELKGSLLKQIIETSFSQPGSGGYLQYYGLEQTAAGYKIKNELIDENKVYTAAVADYLMSGMESNFGYLTKENPGVIKVTEPDPADKSDLSNDIRFAVINFLGKWYKPTKN; encoded by the coding sequence ATGATAAAAAAAATTATTGCGGCTTTCGTTTTGCTGGTTTGCTCTGTTTACGGGCAAACCAGCGAAGTTATATTTATACAGATGAACGATGTTTACGAAATTGCCCCGCTTGAAGGAGGTAAGTACGGCGGACTTGCGCGCGTAAAAACCGTTATCGATAGAATTAAACAGAACAACCCGTACACATTTGTTGTGCTCTCAGGCGATTTTATCTCACCCAGCGCGCTTGGCACAAGCACATATGAAGATAAACGAATAAACGGCCGGCAGATGGTTGATGTTCTTAATGCCATCGGGCTGGATTATGTTACATTCGGCAACCACGAATTTGATTATAAATATGATGTGCTGCAGGAAAGGCTGAACCAGTCACAATTTGAATGGATAGCAAGCAATGTTAAAAGAAATGATAACGGCACTACATATCCTTTCAGCAGCAACGGTATCGATCTGCCTGAATATAAAGTATTAAAAGTGCAGGGGTACCTGAAAAACCAGCCTATTAAAATAGGCATAACCGGTATCTGTATAGATGCTAATAAACAGCCTTATGTAAGTTATTCTGATTATTACAGCTCAGCCAGAGAAGTATATTCAATATTACGTGATAGCATAGACTGTTACATTGCTATATCACATCTTAATATTGATGAAGATAAAAAGCTTGCATCTGAAGTGCCGCAGATTAAGTTAATTATGGGCGGGCATGAACATGTGAACATGCTTCATAAAGTAGGTGAAACATTGATAACCAAGGCTGATGCCAATGCAATAACTATCTATATACACAGGCTTCTTTTTGATGAACATAATAAGCTGCTTGAGATAAAATCTGAGCTGGTAAGTATTGATGAGAAAATACCAGAAGATCCCAAAGTAAAAGCGCTGGTTGATGAATGGGTCACGCGCGCTTATAAAGGATTCTACGATAAAGGCTTTGACCCGCTTAAGATGGTTATTGATCTTAAACAAGATACACTTGACGGAAAAGATGAAACTGTCAGGTACTCTCAAAGTGCTTTAGGATACCTGGTAGCTAATGCAATGTTTGACGCGGTAAAAGGAGCAGACCTGGCATTTTTCAACAGCGGTGCAATAAGGCTGGATGATAAGCTGACTGGTGAAATTACAGAATATGATATTATCAGGGTGCTTCCCTTTGGTGGAAAGATACTTAGGGTTGAGCTTAAAGGGTCACTGCTTAAGCAAATTATTGAAACAAGCTTTTCGCAGCCGGGCAGCGGCGGATACCTGCAGTATTACGGACTTGAGCAAACTGCAGCCGGGTATAAGATCAAAAATGAGCTTATTGATGAGAATAAAGTTTATACCGCCGCGGTTGCTGATTATTTAATGAGCGGTATGGAAAGTAATTTCGGGTATCTTACAAAAGAAAACCCGGGGGTGATAAAAGTAACTGAACCGGATCCTGCTGATAAAAGTGATCTTTCAAATGATATCCGGTTTGCTGTAATAAATTTTCTGGGAAAGTGGTATAAACCAACCAAAAATTAA
- a CDS encoding DUF2007 domain-containing protein, whose protein sequence is MSNDENVNPGGIDSGNEGLNEEYLVSVFKTDNMAIIAVVKSILDEAGIKYMAKGDGIQGVVPINAFPVDFQVMPDDVDYAKELLAEVDEDSDWYDENSPDDSGEENPNP, encoded by the coding sequence ATGTCAAATGACGAAAATGTTAATCCGGGCGGTATCGATTCAGGAAATGAAGGCCTGAACGAAGAATACCTGGTTTCAGTTTTTAAAACAGATAACATGGCAATTATCGCAGTTGTGAAGTCAATTCTTGATGAAGCCGGCATAAAATACATGGCAAAAGGTGATGGCATTCAGGGGGTAGTACCTATCAATGCTTTCCCTGTTGATTTCCAGGTAATGCCTGATGATGTTGATTACGCTAAAGAACTTCTTGCTGAAGTTGATGAAGATTCAGACTGGTACGATGAAAATTCACCCGATGACTCAGGCGAAGAAAATCCAAACCCTTAA
- a CDS encoding DUF308 domain-containing protein, giving the protein MLETLQKNWWLIAVRGVLAIIFGILALASPYIVIFSLITFFAFFAILSGFFILTLAFLGETDNKGLRIIEGLIFLGAGILVLFNPVSALGGIMIFIAAWAILSGIIHIIGAIKMRKVITNEWLMILNGIVSIIFGILLAGNLIQGAGVMLMVFGAFAILSGIFSIMLAFRIKTYKLN; this is encoded by the coding sequence ATGCTCGAAACATTACAAAAGAACTGGTGGTTAATTGCTGTAAGGGGTGTACTTGCAATTATTTTCGGTATTCTTGCGCTTGCATCTCCTTATATAGTAATATTTTCACTCATTACTTTCTTCGCGTTCTTTGCAATACTTTCAGGGTTTTTTATCTTAACACTCGCTTTCCTGGGTGAAACCGATAATAAAGGTCTGCGAATAATTGAAGGGCTTATCTTCCTTGGCGCGGGAATTTTAGTGCTGTTTAACCCTGTATCTGCTCTTGGGGGAATAATGATATTCATAGCCGCATGGGCAATACTATCGGGTATAATTCATATAATAGGCGCTATAAAGATGCGTAAAGTAATTACAAATGAATGGCTGATGATATTAAACGGCATAGTCTCAATAATTTTCGGTATACTGCTTGCCGGTAACCTGATACAGGGTGCGGGCGTGATGCTGATGGTGTTTGGCGCATTCGCAATCCTAAGCGGAATATTTTCAATAATGCTTGCATTCAGAATAAAAACGTATAAATTAAATTAA
- a CDS encoding S-adenosylmethionine:tRNA ribosyltransferase-isomerase, protein MENSLPDIKINDYTYSLPTEKIAQYPLSERDKSKLLVYEKGNISEKKFNELPGVIPPNTLLIFNKTRVINARLRFKNQSGKNIEIFTLEPAEQTELVTALNTKGSVNWLCLVGNLKAWKGGKLESQINTESGSITLAAELLEKKGDSFIVTLSWQPAEKTFAEILDLFGDVPLPPYMKRDSETNDKQTYQTVYAENEGSVAAPTAGLHFTEKVFEGLRRNNIKTDFVTLHVGAGTFKPVKSETITAHEMHSESFYIDKKTISSLLENLNVNKIIAVGTTSMRTIESLYWFGVQLLQGRHSGNEVLISQWEPYENTIEDVSTALKAVLEYINSASIEHLYGKTNIIIVPGYDFKIFSGLITNFHQPQSTLLLLIAAFIGGDWKRVYEYALNNDFRFLSYGDSSILLK, encoded by the coding sequence TTGGAAAATTCACTGCCCGATATAAAAATTAACGATTATACTTACAGCCTTCCCACTGAAAAAATTGCACAGTATCCTTTATCCGAAAGGGATAAATCAAAGCTGCTGGTTTATGAAAAAGGAAATATTTCTGAAAAGAAATTCAATGAGCTTCCCGGAGTTATTCCGCCAAACACACTTCTGATTTTTAATAAAACCCGTGTAATAAATGCGAGGCTAAGATTTAAAAATCAGAGCGGTAAAAATATTGAAATATTCACATTAGAACCCGCTGAACAAACCGAGCTGGTTACTGCTTTAAACACAAAAGGCAGTGTAAATTGGCTGTGCCTTGTGGGAAACCTGAAGGCATGGAAAGGCGGGAAGCTTGAATCACAAATAAACACAGAATCAGGCAGCATTACTTTAGCAGCGGAGCTGCTTGAAAAAAAAGGTGATTCTTTTATAGTAACATTAAGCTGGCAGCCTGCGGAAAAAACCTTTGCCGAAATACTCGACCTTTTTGGCGATGTACCGCTTCCGCCGTATATGAAAAGGGATTCCGAAACAAACGATAAACAAACTTATCAGACAGTCTACGCGGAAAATGAAGGCTCAGTTGCAGCGCCAACAGCCGGACTCCATTTTACTGAAAAAGTATTTGAAGGGCTGAGGAGAAATAATATCAAAACAGATTTTGTAACACTGCATGTTGGTGCGGGAACGTTCAAGCCGGTAAAATCAGAAACAATTACCGCACACGAAATGCACTCCGAAAGCTTTTATATAGATAAAAAAACTATCAGCAGCCTGCTAGAAAATCTTAATGTAAACAAAATAATAGCAGTTGGCACAACTTCTATGCGTACTATTGAATCGCTATACTGGTTCGGTGTACAGCTCCTACAGGGAAGGCATTCAGGCAACGAGGTGCTTATCAGCCAGTGGGAGCCATATGAAAACACAATCGAAGATGTAAGCACAGCCTTAAAGGCTGTATTGGAATACATTAATTCAGCCAGCATTGAACATTTATACGGTAAGACCAATATTATTATAGTTCCCGGTTATGATTTTAAGATATTCAGCGGTCTGATTACAAATTTCCACCAGCCCCAAAGCACACTTTTACTTCTGATAGCAGCATTTATTGGCGGCGACTGGAAGAGGGTCTATGAATATGCTTTAAATAATGATTTCCGTTTCTTAAGTTACGGTGATAGCTCAATATTATTGAAGTAA
- a CDS encoding SGNH/GDSL hydrolase family protein → MISEPPKEHKYTYLALGDSYTIGEMVDEKDRFPVQLVNRLRGDSISIKEPVIIATTGWTTDELMAAIKEKNITDTFNIVTLLIGVNNQYRGRDAENYRAELKQLLDIALNYTGGKKEHVFVLSIPDWGVTPFAEGKDRGKIAAEIDEYNSVKKEECEKLGVKFYDITEISRTSDPALTASDGLHPSGKMYGMWVDKIYSDIKQLLK, encoded by the coding sequence ATGATATCAGAACCGCCTAAGGAACATAAATATACTTACCTGGCACTGGGTGACTCGTACACTATCGGTGAAATGGTAGATGAAAAGGACCGCTTCCCAGTGCAGCTTGTTAACAGGCTGCGGGGTGACAGCATCAGCATTAAGGAACCCGTAATTATTGCAACCACAGGGTGGACTACCGATGAGCTGATGGCTGCAATAAAAGAAAAGAATATTACAGATACTTTTAATATTGTTACTTTGCTCATTGGTGTAAATAACCAGTACCGCGGCAGGGATGCTGAGAATTACAGGGCTGAATTAAAGCAGCTTCTGGATATTGCCCTAAATTATACCGGCGGGAAAAAAGAACATGTGTTTGTGCTTTCTATACCTGACTGGGGTGTTACCCCCTTTGCGGAAGGGAAGGACAGGGGTAAAATTGCTGCAGAAATTGATGAGTATAACAGTGTAAAGAAGGAAGAATGCGAAAAACTTGGAGTGAAGTTTTACGATATAACCGAAATATCCCGCACCAGCGACCCCGCATTAACAGCATCAGACGGGCTGCATCCTTCCGGTAAAATGTACGGTATGTGGGTCGATAAGATCTACAGCGATATTAAACAATTACTAAAATAG
- a CDS encoding RidA family protein translates to MAESTNNNSEAINSGKAPEPVGLYPHARRAGNLLFLSGVGPRERGTKKIPGVTLDDNGNIISYDIEIQCRSVFQNVKWILEEAGSGWDKLIDVTVYLTNMKDDFPVYNRLWAEYFKDSQPCRTTLEINCLPTPIAIELKCIALAENNGQI, encoded by the coding sequence ATGGCTGAGAGTACAAATAATAATTCAGAAGCAATAAATTCAGGGAAGGCTCCTGAACCAGTTGGATTGTACCCGCATGCGAGGCGAGCGGGTAATCTGCTTTTTCTTTCGGGGGTTGGACCCCGTGAGCGCGGCACTAAAAAGATCCCCGGTGTTACACTGGATGATAATGGCAATATTATATCATATGATATCGAGATACAATGCCGCTCAGTTTTTCAGAATGTGAAATGGATACTCGAAGAGGCGGGCTCTGGGTGGGATAAGCTGATAGATGTGACAGTGTATCTTACCAATATGAAAGACGACTTCCCGGTTTATAACAGGCTTTGGGCTGAGTATTTTAAAGATAGCCAGCCATGCCGTACGACCCTTGAAATAAACTGTTTACCAACACCAATAGCAATTGAACTGAAATGCATTGCGCTTGCAGAAAACAACGGGCAGATATAA
- a CDS encoding DUF3298 domain-containing protein, translated as MKKIAFLLLFAVAAINIYAGDKSWYKFFTGKIDSYPVTMCLVKYGEEVRGFYYYDKFKQPIDVYGNVTGDSISLYSYSGYDDTEAFKGVLKGISYSGVWDKPSKSRVFDFSLTEDKKQSSNFEFVYVEGKEKYFKDLEAPFCSYTEGTIWPTDEFDNAQFIRNYILKSKNMKTGASEIGEQMLANKKKFFMEFKEYNKDLKRDDMGDGWSYSLESQNISIPVFFNDKLFVLSNFDYSYTGGAHGNYGTGFANLDLKRKKVLSIDDVVTKKGKEKLPALLEKYFKIQRGVPREKTLMDAGLFIDTIPVNDNFMISPGNIMFNYVPYEIASYADGEIKITIPVSEISDFLKPEVKDLFKE; from the coding sequence ATGAAAAAAATAGCTTTTTTGTTGCTTTTTGCTGTTGCAGCTATAAATATCTATGCAGGTGATAAGTCATGGTATAAATTTTTTACAGGTAAAATAGATTCTTACCCTGTTACCATGTGCCTGGTTAAGTATGGTGAAGAAGTACGTGGGTTTTATTATTACGATAAGTTCAAACAGCCGATAGATGTTTACGGAAACGTGACGGGAGATTCAATTTCACTGTATTCATATTCAGGCTATGACGATACAGAAGCTTTTAAAGGAGTATTAAAAGGAATAAGCTATTCCGGAGTTTGGGATAAGCCATCAAAAAGCAGGGTATTTGATTTTTCATTAACTGAAGATAAAAAACAAAGCAGTAATTTTGAGTTTGTGTATGTTGAAGGCAAAGAGAAATATTTCAAAGATCTGGAAGCGCCTTTCTGCAGCTACACAGAAGGTACAATATGGCCGACTGATGAGTTTGATAATGCGCAGTTCATACGGAATTACATACTCAAATCAAAAAATATGAAAACCGGCGCATCGGAAATCGGCGAGCAGATGCTTGCCAATAAAAAGAAATTTTTCATGGAATTTAAGGAATATAACAAAGACTTAAAGCGTGATGATATGGGTGACGGCTGGAGCTATTCGCTTGAAAGCCAGAATATCAGCATTCCGGTATTTTTCAATGATAAGCTTTTTGTGTTATCTAATTTTGACTATAGCTACACCGGCGGTGCGCACGGAAATTATGGAACAGGGTTTGCAAACCTAGACCTGAAGCGCAAAAAAGTCCTTTCAATTGATGATGTTGTTACCAAAAAAGGAAAAGAAAAATTACCGGCTCTGCTTGAAAAATATTTTAAGATCCAGAGAGGAGTTCCGCGGGAAAAAACTCTCATGGATGCCGGTCTATTTATAGATACGATACCTGTGAATGACAATTTTATGATATCACCGGGTAATATTATGTTCAATTATGTGCCGTATGAAATTGCTTCTTATGCAGATGGTGAAATAAAAATTACAATTCCCGTAAGTGAAATTTCTGATTTTTTAAAACCGGAAGTTAAAGATCTTTTTAAAGAGTAA
- a CDS encoding DinB family protein: protein MGMNEVFIAELQQEAAATRKLLERVPMDKADWAPHAKSMKLGNLANHVAELLSWTMVTIDQDELDFAKFEYKPEIPKTTEALVEKFDDMVKKSVECLKNADDAKFMENWTMRNGEQVFFTLPKAAVLRSFVFNHEVHHRAQLGVYLRLLDIPLPSSYGPTADEANM from the coding sequence ATGGGAATGAACGAAGTTTTTATCGCGGAGCTTCAGCAGGAAGCTGCTGCAACAAGAAAGCTGCTTGAACGCGTGCCAATGGATAAAGCCGACTGGGCACCGCACGCAAAATCAATGAAGCTTGGCAACCTGGCTAATCATGTTGCTGAACTTTTGAGCTGGACTATGGTAACAATTGACCAGGATGAGCTTGACTTTGCTAAATTTGAATACAAACCAGAGATCCCAAAGACAACTGAAGCACTGGTTGAAAAATTTGATGATATGGTTAAAAAATCTGTTGAATGTCTTAAGAATGCAGATGATGCAAAATTTATGGAAAATTGGACAATGAGAAATGGTGAACAGGTATTTTTTACACTGCCTAAAGCAGCTGTACTGCGTTCATTTGTGTTTAACCATGAAGTTCACCACCGCGCTCAGCTTGGTGTTTATTTAAGGCTGCTCGATATTCCATTACCAAGTTCTTACGGACCAACTGCTGATGAAGCAAATATGTAA
- a CDS encoding FAD-binding oxidoreductase produces the protein MLSFWEKNSFLKYDVIIVGSGILGLSTACEIKERDPGKEILVLERGIFPTGASTKNAGFLCFGSITEILEDIKIKGEAETLSLIEKRWAGINYLKQRLAENKIGYYSYGGYDLIDTPRSGVIRKIDIVNDLLKQIFGKNVFEISDSKISEFGFNKELVSHLVYSPMEAQIDTGEMMKTLINYAQFLGIQIINGADVKEASGGKVTVRHPALNSSIEFKGEKVIICANAFVNKIFPSLAVKPGRGQVIITNEIESLKFKGIFHYNEGYYYFRNYGNRVIFGGGRNLDFKTEESYDFSYNDMILNDLKEKLDNMILPGVKYEITDKWTGIMGFTENKLPEIKVIDSSTIAALSCNGMGIALSGYIAREIVNMLS, from the coding sequence ATGCTTTCATTCTGGGAAAAAAACTCGTTTTTGAAGTATGATGTTATTATCGTAGGCAGCGGTATACTTGGACTTTCAACTGCATGCGAAATAAAAGAAAGAGATCCCGGTAAGGAAATATTGGTTTTAGAACGCGGTATTTTCCCCACCGGCGCAAGCACAAAAAATGCAGGCTTCCTTTGTTTTGGCTCGATAACTGAAATACTTGAAGATATTAAAATTAAAGGTGAAGCTGAAACGCTCAGCCTCATTGAAAAAAGATGGGCAGGGATAAATTATCTTAAGCAAAGGCTTGCCGAAAACAAGATAGGATATTATTCTTACGGCGGGTATGACCTTATTGATACACCAAGATCCGGGGTGATCAGAAAAATTGATATAGTAAATGATCTTTTAAAACAGATATTCGGAAAAAATGTTTTTGAAATATCCGATAGTAAAATAAGTGAATTCGGCTTTAATAAAGAGCTTGTTTCTCACCTGGTTTATTCACCGATGGAAGCGCAGATTGATACCGGTGAAATGATGAAAACGCTCATAAACTACGCACAGTTCCTTGGTATCCAGATCATCAACGGCGCTGATGTTAAAGAAGCCTCCGGCGGAAAAGTTACAGTCCGCCATCCTGCACTTAACAGCTCAATTGAGTTTAAAGGTGAGAAAGTTATTATTTGCGCAAATGCATTTGTAAATAAAATATTCCCTTCGCTGGCGGTAAAACCGGGGCGGGGACAGGTGATAATTACAAATGAAATTGAATCTTTAAAATTCAAAGGTATTTTCCATTATAATGAAGGTTATTATTATTTCAGGAATTATGGTAACCGTGTAATTTTCGGCGGCGGGCGGAACCTGGATTTTAAAACCGAGGAATCATATGATTTCAGCTATAATGATATGATATTAAATGATCTCAAAGAAAAGCTGGATAATATGATACTTCCGGGAGTGAAATATGAAATAACTGATAAATGGACAGGGATTATGGGTTTCACTGAAAATAAGCTGCCTGAAATTAAAGTTATCGATAGCAGCACAATTGCTGCATTGAGCTGCAACGGAATGGGAATTGCGCTTTCAGGTTACATTGCCCGTGAGATAGTAAATATGTTAAGCTGA
- a CDS encoding aldehyde dehydrogenase, protein MIKNYINGELVEPVSEKYFDNFDPAVGEPYGIVPDSDERDVELAAAAAEAAFPAWSAMPADERSRIMFKIADLIKRDLAEFARAECIDNGKPLTLAKTVDIPRAIKNFEFFASAIHGFSSEAHHTEGEAVNYTLRSPIGIVGAISPWNLPLYLFTWKIAPALISGNCVIAKPSEITPMTAYLLSEACIEAALPEGVLNIVHGYGNKVGKAITAHPKIKAITFTGGTKTGADIASVAAPMFKKLSLELGGKNPNIIFADADYEKMLSTTVMSSFRNQGEICLCGSRIFIEKPIYEKFKNDFVERTKALKIGDPLQNDTDQGAIVSKEHMEKVLGYIKLAKDEGGTILCGGNQFIPEGRCENGWFIEPTVIEGLAYNCRTNQEEIFGPVVTITPFETEEEVLMMANSTEYGLASIVWTENLSRAHRMAANIQTGIVWINCWMVRDLRTPFGGMKSSGVGREGGTEALRFFTEPKNVCVKL, encoded by the coding sequence GTGATCAAAAACTATATTAACGGTGAATTAGTTGAGCCGGTATCAGAAAAATATTTTGATAACTTCGATCCGGCTGTTGGCGAGCCGTACGGTATTGTGCCTGATTCCGATGAGCGTGATGTTGAGCTGGCCGCAGCCGCAGCCGAGGCTGCATTTCCGGCCTGGTCGGCAATGCCTGCCGATGAACGCTCGCGTATTATGTTTAAGATAGCAGATCTGATAAAACGCGATCTTGCAGAGTTTGCAAGGGCTGAATGCATCGATAACGGCAAACCGCTCACTCTCGCAAAGACAGTTGATATTCCGCGCGCAATTAAGAATTTCGAGTTCTTTGCATCTGCAATACACGGCTTTTCAAGTGAAGCGCATCATACCGAAGGCGAAGCTGTTAATTATACCCTGCGTTCACCAATTGGGATAGTTGGCGCAATATCACCATGGAACTTACCCCTGTATTTATTCACATGGAAAATAGCCCCGGCTTTAATTTCAGGTAACTGCGTAATTGCAAAACCATCTGAAATTACGCCAATGACTGCTTACCTGCTTTCGGAAGCCTGCATTGAAGCGGCCCTGCCGGAAGGAGTACTGAACATTGTGCACGGGTACGGTAATAAAGTTGGAAAAGCCATAACAGCTCACCCAAAGATAAAAGCAATAACATTCACCGGCGGTACCAAAACCGGTGCGGATATTGCCTCGGTTGCAGCGCCAATGTTCAAAAAGCTTTCGCTGGAGCTTGGCGGGAAAAATCCCAATATAATTTTTGCTGATGCTGATTATGAAAAAATGCTCAGCACAACCGTAATGTCCTCATTCCGCAACCAGGGTGAGATCTGCCTGTGCGGCTCGAGGATATTTATTGAAAAGCCTATATACGAGAAATTCAAAAATGATTTTGTTGAACGCACAAAAGCTTTGAAAATAGGCGATCCGCTGCAGAATGATACTGACCAGGGCGCTATAGTTTCTAAAGAGCATATGGAAAAAGTGCTTGGTTACATAAAGCTTGCAAAGGATGAAGGCGGTACAATACTTTGCGGCGGAAATCAGTTCATACCCGAAGGCAGGTGCGAAAACGGCTGGTTCATAGAGCCAACTGTTATTGAAGGTCTGGCGTATAATTGCAGAACGAATCAGGAAGAGATCTTTGGGCCTGTTGTTACAATAACACCGTTTGAAACCGAGGAAGAGGTTTTAATGATGGCAAACAGTACAGAGTACGGTCTGGCTTCTATTGTATGGACTGAGAATCTTTCACGCGCACACAGGATGGCGGCAAATATCCAGACAGGTATAGTATGGATAAATTGCTGGATGGTGCGCGACCTGCGCACGCCGTTCGGCGGGATGAAATCCTCAGGGGTTGGCAGGGAAGGCGGCACGGAAGCCTTAAGATTCTTTACCGAGCCTAAAAATGTTTGTGTGAAGCTATAA
- a CDS encoding ASCH domain-containing protein encodes MRRLHLSIYKKWFEEILCGTKTIEYRDIKPYYEKLLKNHYDEVKFVNGYGRERSFLVIKITKIIKGKEFYEIHLGNIIETGNL; translated from the coding sequence ATGCGCAGGTTACATTTAAGTATATACAAAAAGTGGTTTGAAGAGATATTGTGTGGGACCAAAACAATTGAATACAGAGATATAAAACCATATTATGAAAAGCTGTTAAAAAATCATTATGATGAGGTCAAGTTTGTTAATGGTTATGGCAGAGAGAGATCATTTCTTGTCATTAAGATCACTAAGATAATCAAAGGGAAAGAATTCTACGAAATACATTTAGGTAATATTATTGAAACAGGAAACCTGTAA
- a CDS encoding DUF4286 family protein, which yields MLSYNVTINVDDDIHDDWVDWMTSQHIPDVIATRCFNNYSMHRLLSPEPEEGTTYVIQYMCDNVEDYERYQIEHAALLQNAHQEKFGGKFTAIRSLMEEV from the coding sequence ATGCTATCATACAACGTAACAATAAATGTAGATGATGATATCCATGATGATTGGGTTGACTGGATGACTTCGCAGCACATTCCGGATGTCATTGCTACAAGGTGCTTCAATAACTACAGCATGCACAGGCTGCTTTCACCGGAGCCTGAAGAAGGCACAACATATGTAATTCAGTATATGTGCGATAATGTTGAAGATTACGAGCGCTACCAGATCGAACATGCAGCTTTGCTGCAGAACGCGCACCAGGAAAAATTCGGCGGCAAGTTTACAGCTATAAGGTCTCTAATGGAAGAGGTCTGA
- a CDS encoding SDR family oxidoreductase — MKIDLSGKNAVVCGSSQGIGRAIAIEFAKCGANVVLVARNEESLRKVLRELPASKTQNHNFMVADFSEPEELRKKMHNFATEARPVHILVNNTGGPKGGEIHKAETGEFEQAFRNHLICNQIMVQALVDGMKRNEYGRIINIISTSVKQPIKNLGVSNTIRAAVANWAKTLSVELAPFGITVNNILPGATKTERLTSIFKARMESSGRSFEEIEKEWLAEIPAGRFAEPEEPAFAAAFLASPFAAYINGINLPVDGGRLNCL, encoded by the coding sequence ATGAAAATTGATTTATCAGGAAAAAATGCCGTAGTCTGCGGTTCATCGCAGGGGATTGGCAGGGCAATAGCAATTGAATTTGCAAAGTGCGGAGCTAATGTTGTACTTGTTGCAAGGAATGAAGAGTCATTACGTAAAGTGTTAAGGGAGCTGCCTGCTTCAAAAACCCAGAACCATAACTTCATGGTTGCTGATTTCAGTGAACCTGAAGAACTGCGCAAAAAGATGCATAATTTTGCAACTGAAGCCAGGCCGGTGCATATTCTTGTAAATAATACCGGCGGTCCAAAAGGCGGTGAAATTCATAAAGCAGAAACCGGTGAGTTTGAACAGGCGTTCAGGAATCATTTGATATGTAATCAGATTATGGTCCAGGCTTTAGTTGACGGTATGAAGAGAAATGAATATGGCAGGATAATAAATATTATTTCAACATCGGTTAAGCAGCCAATTAAGAATCTCGGAGTATCAAATACTATCCGCGCAGCGGTAGCTAACTGGGCTAAAACACTTTCTGTGGAGCTTGCTCCGTTCGGAATTACAGTAAATAATATTCTTCCGGGAGCTACTAAAACAGAACGATTAACCAGTATTTTTAAAGCACGGATGGAATCAAGCGGAAGATCTTTTGAAGAGATCGAAAAAGAATGGCTGGCTGAGATCCCTGCAGGCAGGTTTGCAGAACCCGAAGAGCCTGCGTTTGCGGCAGCTTTTCTTGCTTCACCGTTTGCAGCATATATTAACGGCATAAACCTGCCGGTTGATGGCGGAAGATTAAACTGTTTGTAA
- a CDS encoding GxxExxY protein — MNEPIFKEESYKIIGCCLEVHKELGPGFLEVVYKDALEIEFQLNNIPYSREKLFEVYYKGKPTNRKYNADFVIYDKIILEVKAYKKLSDDNMLQTLNYLKVTKLKLGILANFGENSFNSKRVVF; from the coding sequence ATGAATGAGCCTATTTTTAAAGAAGAATCATATAAAATTATTGGATGTTGTCTTGAAGTACATAAGGAACTGGGTCCCGGATTTCTAGAGGTTGTATATAAGGATGCGTTGGAGATTGAGTTTCAATTAAATAATATTCCTTACTCCAGGGAAAAATTGTTTGAGGTATATTATAAAGGTAAACCTACAAACAGAAAATATAATGCGGATTTTGTTATTTATGATAAAATAATTCTGGAAGTAAAAGCATACAAAAAATTATCTGACGATAATATGCTGCAAACTCTAAATTATTTAAAAGTTACAAAACTTAAATTAGGAATATTAGCAAATTTTGGTGAAAATTCATTTAATTCCAAAAGAGTTGTATTTTAA